In Catenulispora sp. MAP5-51, a genomic segment contains:
- a CDS encoding MarR family winged helix-turn-helix transcriptional regulator, with the protein MADAVDAIIAMWAREKPELDAAPMGIVGRISRLSRLLDKELKDFFAGHGLEFWEFDVLATLRRSGEPYELSAGALLKTAMVTSGAITNRVDRMETKGLVQRVPDPGDRRGVRIRLTPAGLELIDKLMPLHVANERRLLAALGDDERGALADLLRALASGLGDTSLG; encoded by the coding sequence ATGGCCGACGCGGTGGACGCGATCATCGCGATGTGGGCCCGGGAGAAGCCGGAGCTCGACGCCGCCCCCATGGGCATCGTCGGGCGCATCAGCCGCCTGTCGCGGCTGCTGGACAAGGAGCTGAAGGACTTCTTCGCCGGCCACGGCCTGGAGTTCTGGGAGTTCGACGTCCTGGCGACCCTGCGCCGCTCCGGCGAGCCCTACGAGCTCTCCGCCGGCGCGCTGCTGAAGACGGCGATGGTCACCTCCGGCGCCATCACCAACCGTGTGGACCGCATGGAGACCAAGGGTCTGGTTCAGCGCGTGCCCGACCCCGGCGACCGCCGAGGCGTCCGCATCCGGCTCACCCCGGCCGGTCTGGAGCTCATCGACAAGCTGATGCCGCTGCACGTCGCCAACGAGCGGCGCCTGCTCGCCGCGCTCGGCGACGACGAGCGCGGCGCCCTGGCTGACCTGCTGCGCGCTCTGGCGTCGGGGTTGGGCGATACCTCGCTGGGATAA
- a CDS encoding DnaJ family domain-containing protein — protein MSTWQERFASSIDKQVSDAEKAGAFGDNPLVGKPLPGDGQPYREDWWITQKVAQERVGVHALPLPLALRREAQDLRKGLIEDRPAASEAVLRAAIADYDERSETARRTPQPGPSVVIPRVDTEEAVLAWRQATMKP, from the coding sequence ATGAGCACCTGGCAAGAGCGATTCGCATCCAGCATCGACAAGCAGGTCAGCGACGCCGAGAAGGCCGGAGCCTTCGGCGACAACCCCCTGGTGGGCAAGCCGCTGCCCGGCGACGGCCAGCCCTACCGCGAAGACTGGTGGATCACGCAGAAGGTCGCGCAGGAGCGGGTCGGAGTGCATGCGCTGCCGCTTCCGCTCGCGCTGCGGCGGGAGGCGCAGGATCTGCGCAAAGGGCTGATCGAGGACCGTCCGGCCGCCTCCGAGGCGGTGCTGCGGGCCGCGATCGCCGACTACGACGAACGCTCCGAGACCGCGCGGCGCACGCCGCAGCCCGGGCCCTCGGTGGTGATCCCGCGCGTCGACACCGAGGAAGCCGTCCTGGCGTGGCGGCAGGCCACAATGAAGCCGTGA
- a CDS encoding tyrosine-type recombinase/integrase translates to MSNSLSPGAGPAELGSAVVVSVVPGALAAAATPQAEQVAALFLLTYKPTTASAYAVDLKQWFAWCALFDVEPFDAVRAHVDAWSVHLADDGKARPATLARKISAVRNFYAYAVDSGYASTSPVPAKDKALHLPRVSRKSQTLGPDREESAAMLAEAAKRGVRDEAVVAMLLYQGLRVSELCGIDVEDLSSQRGHRVVRLRRKGGEEQDQAIAPPAAGCLDAWLAERGGASASDGAPAPASGPVFVGPEGARLTRYQVEWIVESCARAAGIEKKISPHSLRHACTTMLLDAGVPLRDIQVYMGHANSATTERYDLGRQHLDKSPAYALSGVFARD, encoded by the coding sequence GTGAGCAATTCCCTGAGTCCCGGGGCCGGGCCCGCCGAGCTGGGCTCGGCCGTGGTCGTCTCCGTGGTGCCCGGCGCCTTGGCCGCTGCCGCTACTCCCCAGGCTGAACAGGTCGCGGCCTTGTTCCTGCTCACCTACAAGCCCACGACGGCGTCGGCCTACGCTGTCGACCTGAAGCAGTGGTTCGCCTGGTGCGCGTTGTTCGACGTCGAGCCCTTCGACGCCGTGCGGGCCCATGTCGACGCCTGGTCGGTGCATCTGGCCGACGACGGCAAGGCCCGGCCGGCCACGCTCGCGCGCAAGATCAGTGCCGTGCGGAACTTCTACGCCTACGCCGTGGACTCCGGGTACGCCTCGACGAGCCCGGTGCCGGCCAAGGACAAGGCCCTGCACTTGCCGCGGGTCTCCCGCAAGTCGCAGACGCTGGGCCCGGACCGCGAGGAGTCGGCGGCGATGCTCGCCGAGGCGGCCAAGCGCGGGGTGCGGGACGAGGCGGTGGTCGCCATGCTGCTGTACCAGGGGCTGCGGGTGTCGGAGCTGTGCGGGATCGACGTGGAGGACCTGTCCAGCCAGCGCGGGCACCGGGTCGTGCGGCTGCGGCGCAAGGGCGGCGAGGAGCAGGACCAGGCGATCGCGCCGCCGGCGGCCGGATGCCTGGATGCCTGGCTGGCCGAGCGCGGCGGGGCTTCGGCCTCCGACGGCGCTCCGGCCCCGGCATCCGGGCCGGTGTTCGTCGGCCCCGAGGGCGCGCGCCTGACCCGGTACCAGGTGGAGTGGATCGTCGAGTCCTGCGCCCGGGCCGCCGGGATCGAGAAGAAGATCAGCCCGCACTCCCTGCGCCACGCCTGCACCACGATGCTGCTGGACGCCGGGGTGCCGCTGCGCGACATCCAGGTCTACATGGGGCACGCGAATTCGGCCACCACGGAGCGGTACGACCTCGGGCGTCAACATCTTGACAAGTCGCCCGCCTATGCATTGTCCGGCGTGTTTGCGCGAGACTGA